CTCAATTCAGCTCCGTGGCTCCGcggctcctttttttttttaggatcATGGTCTGATTTTGACTCTTTTTGTTTTGTCATGGTCTGATTTtgacttcttcttttttacaGCAATTTGAGAGTCGCGGTCGATCTAGCCATTTGACTGCTTTCGAAACACGTTGATTTCTGGCAGATTTGAAGAatgtaaacgacctaatcgcctgaccactttcatttcatagacttgacagccaataaaagcgtgttaggctttacgcatcacattcaccatggtggttttcaagagtttgaagaacgtaaacgacctaatcgcttgactgctttcatttcatagacttgacagcagtcaacaaaagcgtgttaggctttacgcatcacatttaCCATGGCGGTttacaagagtttgaagaacgtaaacgacctaatcgcttgactgctttcatttcataaacttgacagcagtcaacaaaagcgtgttaggTTTTACGCATCACATCCAACATGACGACTTTcaggagtttgaagaacgtaaatgacctaatcgcttgactgctttcatttcatagacttgacagcagtcaacaaaagcgtgttaggctttacgcatcataTTCACCATGGCGGTttacaagagtttgaagaacataaaagacctaatcgcttggctactttcatttcataaacttgacagcagtcaacaaaagcgtgttaggTTTTACGCATCACATCCAACATGACGACTTTcaggagtttgaagaacgtaaacgacctaatcgcttgactgctttcaTTTTATAGATTTGAcagcagtcaacaaaagcacgttaggctttacgcatcacattcaccatggcggctttcaatagtttgaagaacgtaaacgacttATCTTCAATATAGTCGAGGATAGGTCGTTTGTAGAACTTCGCTTGATCACGACAGCCCAagaaattcgacaaaatactTTTGATCAACGCTAGTCTATGCTTGAGTTCCTTGAGAACTTGAATGAAGAATGACATAAGCTAGAGTAGACGTTGGACTCGCCAGATGCAGACATTTTTCTTCACAATGCTAGACTTATTGATCTAGAATAGAAGAAATgtcaaatccgagagatttcAGAATTGACTGCAACATagattgaagaggcaaagaagttGCGAACCAGTTTTAAAGAACGTCGGAGTAgtttcaagggtttgacctggatgtgatagctgacttgaatgatcaggatttgctcttcttcttttttttcaatcaaacccttattttttttaagtgacTGAACTTACGGttgttattctcaagctgCATACATATCCTTCTAAAGAaagaatcaagtcatcacgtagttcaagggtttttttttgtgtgcctTGTGCGGTTTAATCTCACGCAGGCGTGGAgcgtttttattttgcttttttttcttttttttttgtcttgtgcagtttaggctcgtgggATACTTTGACGTTTTCAAGCAtggtacttcttcaagaacttgcTGTTAGTGGGACCGATCCTCAAATCGTATTCCGCCACAATTTTTtaagctccattggtgtaTACTTCTCTGACAACGTAAGAACCATCCCactttgatttgaatttggggctaatcttgtgcgtcataatgatgggtcttcgaacagcaagaactaaatcatcaacttgaaatgaccatactcgaacacctttgttgaaggcatgtgacatccgagcttggtagcattccaggtgttgttgtgtaccaagcctcttctcgtccgaagcttctaactcttgcaggcgcaacttgacattttccttATTTGTGAGACCTTGCAAAGTGATTCTTAATGACagaatttctttctctaatggtaacacggcttcgacaccatagacgagagaataaggtgtagcatttgtggTTGTCCGATACGTCATTCTATAAGTCCAGAGAGCTTCGCCAAATTTCTCATGTCAATCCCTTTGCTTCTTGCTGACAGTTTTCTTCAGAATGTTACAAAgtgttttattgaatgcttctgcCAAACCGTTTGTCGGGGCGTTGTACATTGAAGAGAAGTGAAGCTTGAAAGGGGAATTTCTTGCTCAACTTTTATGTTGCGGTATTCGAGAAATATTTGGCGTTGTCTGTGATGATGCACCGTTGTATACCATAGTGTTGTATAATGGTTCCcgtaatgaagtccacaacattttctttctttatttctttcagcgGTATCGCCTCTGACCACTTTGAGAATGAATCTGTGGTTGTcagaatgtacatatgaccGGCCGATGATTTCGGGGTGATGAGCCCGATTGTATCCATTCCCCAGACGTCGAATGGGTGCGGAGCAATTGTCGGATGCAACGGCTCAGGTGGCTGATGTATGAAGTTGGCTCAGGGTCTAAATTGTGCGAGGTtcggcctcctcttctttgTGTGGTGTGTGGTCTGGGGTTGCTTCGATCTTGAAGCCCCCAAGGTTCTGGGTTTGAAGGACGCAGTCGTAGGATCGTGCTCTATTGCTGACAGATCAAATCCGGGGAAGGTTGTATTAGAGGTATGGTGGAATGATGCCATTTCAATTTGGTTGGAGCGAAGATTGGCCATCCTTGGAGTGGCTCCATGGCAAGTTCTCTGGCTAAGGATTTAGTGATGTTTGTATCGGTTTCTAGCAGTATCTAGTCGTCGGCAACTTGTCTGATGTCGGCGTCCACGTAGGGATGATAGTGGTGGCATTTTTGGGTCTTGGGCTTGCTTGGATCTGGGCCTCGCCCTTTTGGTCTTTGGGGGCATATGGTTGGTGGGCTTGCTTCTTTTGGACTGATCTGGTGACTTTGGCAGGATTTCTCATTTGGCTGAATTGGGTCTTTATGGCCCATAGGCTACCGAAATAAAGGCTCTATAAACGGTATTTAGAAGATGAATGTACCTTTGCTTATTTGGGATCTAGGGGCATGTAGGTACTGAGTTTTTACGGGAGTGACTCATATTATCAGCCCTaattagtgtgtttcttcttgCATCTactcaaaaaaaattaagagtaAAAAATCACATGAGTGAAATAAAATTAACTCATTAAGTTCAGACTATGAGACAAAAGCTTGAATAATTTACTTCACGAGACTAAACATGAATACAACTGCAAATATCGAAGTAAGAATGGAATTTCATTTGCATATGTGGGGTAAGATAGAATTAATCTgagtaaaaatacttcttgctttgatttttgcagtagtattcaaaataaaagataaatatGTCACACTTCACTGATACTACTAGTAAATTTCttggaaatgaaaaataaattacttaACATAACTAAATACGAATACCCTAGCAAAAATGGAAGTAAGAATTGAATCTCAATTGCATGTGTGGGCTTGAGAAAGAACTAATCTGATATCAAACTACTTCTTACTTCGAATTTTGCGTAgtattcaaaataaaagatcAATATGTCACATTTCACTAATACTACTAGTAAattttttggaaatgaaaaTTTCAAGTCTATATTGATCAAGTTGGAAGTTATTGACATACACTCTCCAACTTGAAAAGGACTATTGGGAAGTATATGGTATTGAGTTTAATTGTGTATGAATAGATTTGATTTGTATAAGTTTCATATTGATTATAAAAATTTGTTTAAGGCTGTGTTGTCTTTCTTCGTCCCCTAAAGATAGGGAGATTTCGTATTGCACAATGTCTAAAccttctgtatatatatatttgctgCCTATCAATAGAATTCATTCATCCAAATATCTTTTTCCTCGTCAAGATGAAAATCTCTTTCTTTCCAGACCAGGATATATCATATCATTCACCTACCCTCATGGGCGGATACAGTAAGAAGGCTTTATGGGCTTGAGCCCATACGAAATTTTGGGGgaaaaaacatcaaatatatatatatgctataaaaaaatatatgtattaAACAACCTTAACTCCCCGCAGCAGCCGCAAGAGTGAGTATTCATCCAAAAAAGTAGTTTTCTTCATGCATTTTCCGTCAAACTCCAATACTAAAAGCTGAGAGCTTTCATTTTCTGCTGGAGAGTTGCACATCAAAATCGTAGGAGCTCCAGGTCTATTATGTAAAAGATTGAATCCCTTGGTTTTGATATTTTCTTGTTGATTGAATCCCTTGGTTTTGACCCAATATCTTCCTTGTCTAGATTTCTGGGTTGATTCCAGATTATTGTTTCCTCTATTTCAAGTGTTTAGTTGATTCCAATTGATTGGTTTTCAAATGTAAGAGGTAGAATTGTGTCTGAGAAGGGAAGGAGCTGTGCAATTGAAAACAAGACAAGGAGACATGAAGTTCGATTGCATATGATTCTTAACCGTAAGTTACATTGCCAATAATGATGAAAATCAATTGTTGATATTTATAAGATGTGTATTAATGAATGTGTGTGTTTGTGAGATCTAGCGGGACCGATACTATGGAGGAAATCTCAACCTTGCATTGCTTTATGAAGTTTTTCGAGTCTTCAGCAACCGGAGGAACCTGACCAGGTACTGAAAATGTAGCTATTAATTCATGTCCTCAATTTTGATCGATCATGGGTGATAGTGATTTTGAGTCAAACTTCAGTTTGATCCGCAACTTTGGAAGATCATACCTGCTGCTATGGTGAGAGACCAACACATCGATCGTTATCATGTGGATATTAATTGTATCATGGTTATTATTAGAGAAAAAAGAGAATGAGAACTAACTGATGCGAACTAATTGATGTGATCTAATTGGCTATGCTTAATTTCTTTTACCACGTACGTGCTTGTGTGGTGTGAACCTTTCTTCTGAAACCCcaaattacatatataattgcaTGATGGTTGCTGAAGTCTATATATCAGCTCATAAACTTTTTTAAAAtagaaagaaatgaaattacaTTAAGAAGCCTATGTAGGGAGGCAATACAAAAGCAAGTATAACTTATTTCACATGTTTCATACTAGACCACCAATGAAATCTTAGGTCTGTATCACATCTGATTCCATGTTTCTTATTAGCCTCTATCTTCATGGATGTCATCATCTAAAATTATTAGTTTAAATGTGTGAGTATTGAATGAAATCTCAGCATGCCTTATATCTACTTGTTTTCTTTGATTAAGTCATGAATTGTGGTTTTGAGCCATGTATTGTTTGTCTATGtcacatttttatttactttcaTCCTTTGGCAGGCTTTTGCATAAAATATACTCATACACCTTGCCTATTTGAATGTGTGATTGTAAAACAATTGGGCTGTAATTGAGgttagtttattttgattaatttaaataatCTTGTTGAGCATGTATATTTGCTTGTTATTATGTTTTGTCTTAGTGGTGAtatctatataatattataGGTAAGGATAAATGACTGATCACCGGAAACCGAAGAGGTTCAAAAATCTGTTGTCATTTTTATCACCACTTGTAGTTTCATCAAGTGATAATGTTGATGAGGTATATGTTGAGATTGAAAGTGTGAGCGGGAGTAGACTAGTGACCGATAATTCTGTTAATGATATTGGTTTGAACTTTTTTCCATCCATTCCATTAAAAAAGAGGTCTGAAAGTTTTGATATTAATTCTCTTCAGTGTGATCCGGGATTACACCAACCTATATCATCACATGCTATTGATATGCGTGACCGTATTCGAAAAGATTATGTGGTATTAGGACCTTATCAACCTTGCTCAAGTTTTTACCCACTTTCATTTGATGGAGGCCAAGGTCGAAAGTTTAACCCCAAGTGGTTCAAGCAATGGCCTTGGCTTGAGTATTCTGAAGAGAAAGATAAAGCATTTTGTTTCCCCTGTTTCTTATTTGTTACTTATCCATCTCATCATCCAGCATTTACTGTTGATGGGTTTAATGGATGGAAGAATGTTAGTTCTAAGAAATCGGGCATAATCTTTCACATGGGAGGCATCAATTCTCCTCACAGTAGAGCCATGCATTAGTGGGAGTCGTTGAGAAACCCATCCCATCACATTGAGTAATTGATTAGTACACAGTCATCACAAGAAATAACAGATAACCGACTCCGGCTTATTACTAGTATAGAAAGTGCAAGGCTATTGGCACACCAAGGATGTGCTTTTAGAGGACATGATGAAGCAGCCAATTCTCCTAATGGTGGAAATTTTGATGCTGTTGTGAATTCTTTTGGAAGAGTAAGTTTAGAAGTTTCTAGAGTTACAAAAAATGCTCCTGGGAATGCCAAGTATACTGCTCCAAGTATCCAAAAAaagattgtaaacatacttgGTAATAAAGTTAGGAAAAAGATTCGAGATGAAGTAGGGGTTGACAAATTTTGTATCCTTGTTGATGAAGCGGTTGATGTGGCCAACAGGGAACAAATGGCTATAATTCTTCGATTTGTTGATTGTCATGGTTTTATTACAGAgagatttatcaaagtgctAAGTGTGAATGACACTTGTTCTCAAACTCTCAAAGATGAGATAACCAAAGTTCTTATCCAAAATGAACTTCAAGTCGAAGATATGCGTGGCCAAGGATATGATGGTGCTAGCAATATGCGGGGTATATATAATGGGTTACAAGCTTTGTTTCTAAGAGAATGTTcatatgcatattatgttcattgCTTTGCTCATCGCTTACAATTGACTTTGAATGCTTCAGCTAAAGGAGTGCATAGTATTAGTGGATTCTTTTCTACTCTAAATATGATTGTTAACTTTGTTGATTCTTCTGCAAAAAGACATTCAACTTTAAGAGATAttagaaaagaagaaattgtTGAATTAGTGGCTGCTGGGACACTTAAGACAGGTTCATGGCTTAATCAGTCTTCCACTTTACAACAAGCAGGGGCTACTCGTTGGGGTTCACATCTTCGTTCTATTTCAAGTCTAATCAAGTTGTTTGGAGCTACCCGGACAACTTGTAGAGATTTGGTTATAAGTGGACCAAATAAGTACAAGATGAAGCACGTGGTGTTTGTAAGGCATTGAAGCGCTTTGATTTTGTGATTTGCTTGCATTTGATGTATGATGTCATGATGATTACTGATTTTCTATGTCAATCATTGCAAAATAAATCTATAGACATCTTGAATGCTCTCCACTTTCTTTCACTCACAAAGTCAAAACTTCAAGATATGAGAGATAATGGTTGGG
This genomic interval from Argentina anserina chromosome 1, drPotAnse1.1, whole genome shotgun sequence contains the following:
- the LOC126803567 gene encoding uncharacterized protein LOC126803567; the protein is MTDHRKPKRFKNLLSFLSPLVVSSSDNVDEVYVEIESVSGSRLVTDNSVNDIGLNFFPSIPLKKRSESFDINSLQCDPGLHQPISSHAIDMRDRIRKDYVVLGPYQPCSSFYPLSFDGGQGRKFNPKWFKQWPWLEYSEEKDKAFCFPCFLFVTYPSHHPAFTVDGFNGWKNSSQEITDNRLRLITSIESARLLAHQGCAFRGHDEAANSPNGGNFDAVVNSFGRVSLEVSRVTKNAPGNAKYTAPSIQKKIVNILGNKVRKKIRDEVGVDKFCILVDEAVDVANREQMAIILRFVDCHGFITERFIKVLSVNDTCSQTLKDEITKVLIQNELQVEDMRGQGYDGASNMRAKGVHSISGFFSTLNMIVNFVDSSAKRHSTLRDIRKEEIVELVAAGTLKTGSWLNQSSTLQQAGATRWGSHLRSISSLIKLFGATRTTCRDLVISGPNKYKMKHVVFSKLQDMRDNGWDALIMKVISFCCEYDILIPDMSAPYKKGIRAYEQDITIEQFYRVNVFYDVIDFQLVELNSRFPDDSMELLVLSATFDPHNNFQSFRSEDVHNLASRFYPADFTSYELLVLDMECGYFLADIQMDSRFANITSVSDLCRRLVVKKISILSYDL